From the Paenibacillus sp. FSL H8-0548 genome, one window contains:
- a CDS encoding type II secretion system F family protein yields the protein MRSAYEASKSYRQNRQQSGPIDRALEWCGWESSITLDNLRAGRQLTNYDHYYLTRKQSTAAALAAAIVIYAAVYLFYHSMFLSLIAALFGIIAPRFRRRSLLLQRKERLKLQFKEALFSLISSLAAGRSIENAFLSTLDDLKLLYPDARTELLIEFQIVRFRLENAEPLEYALRHFANRAGIDEITQFVDALGSCKRSGGDLLEVMKRTSVIIGEKLEIEQEIAVMIAQKKFEGRIMMAVPFVFLAFLSVAAPDYMAPLYGGFGYVLLTAALVLLGFCFWIMIKMMDIRM from the coding sequence ATGAGAAGTGCTTATGAAGCTAGCAAAAGCTACCGTCAAAATCGGCAGCAGAGCGGACCGATAGACAGAGCGCTTGAATGGTGCGGCTGGGAGAGCAGCATCACGCTGGACAATTTAAGAGCAGGCCGACAATTAACGAATTACGATCATTACTATTTGACAAGAAAACAGTCTACTGCAGCAGCCCTTGCAGCAGCAATAGTTATTTATGCGGCTGTCTACCTGTTCTATCATTCTATGTTTCTATCGTTAATAGCTGCGTTATTTGGAATAATCGCACCAAGATTCAGACGCAGGTCATTGCTGCTGCAGCGTAAAGAGCGTTTGAAGCTGCAATTTAAGGAGGCATTATTCTCGCTCATTTCCTCGCTTGCTGCAGGAAGATCTATCGAAAATGCTTTTTTGTCAACACTTGATGATCTAAAGCTGCTCTATCCTGATGCTCGAACGGAGCTTCTAATCGAGTTTCAAATTGTTCGATTTCGACTGGAAAATGCCGAGCCTCTGGAGTATGCGCTTCGTCATTTTGCGAATCGTGCAGGCATTGATGAAATTACACAGTTTGTTGATGCACTGGGGTCATGCAAGCGCTCGGGCGGAGATTTGCTGGAGGTGATGAAACGAACCTCGGTTATTATTGGAGAAAAACTAGAAATTGAGCAGGAGATAGCCGTTATGATTGCTCAGAAAAAATTTGAGGGACGAATTATGATGGCCGTGCCCTTTGTTTTTCTAGCTTTTTTAAGCGTAGCAGCTCCTGACTATATGGCTCCGCTGTATGGAGGGTTTGGATACGTATTGTTGACGGCGGCGCTAGTTTTACTCGGCTTCTGCTTCTGGATCATGATAAAAATGATGGATATACGTATGTAG
- a CDS encoding DUF2829 domain-containing protein, with amino-acid sequence MNFGEALNELKNGQKVARAGWNGKGMFIYLVKGTTVPSSRLRGEALDHVGYQGEDGDPLVTIKSHIDMKAADGSITVGWAPSQPDMLAEDWKTVV; translated from the coding sequence ATGAACTTTGGAGAAGCGTTGAATGAACTGAAAAATGGTCAAAAGGTAGCTCGTGCAGGATGGAATGGTAAAGGGATGTTTATTTATTTGGTTAAGGGAACAACCGTACCATCGTCAAGGTTGCGTGGAGAAGCGCTAGATCATGTTGGGTATCAGGGCGAAGATGGAGATCCATTGGTGACAATCAAATCACATATAGACATGAAAGCCGCTGATGGATCAATTACGGTAGGATGGGCGCCGAGTCAACCTGACATGTTGGCAGAGGATTGGAAAACAGTAGTATAA
- a CDS encoding glycosyl hydrolase family 28-related protein: MAITPINDNLNIVQSLGDRPNALDGLSAAALKAKFDEAANLIKNYINTVLITELAAVTDNDSGADNIGTTSIADLDGATVQAILESLRNKLKDTTSGSTGAGFIGASSISGLTGNTVQTLLEALKTYIDLKDTDIGNSYVSKTELTTTRKLDSSANFTGSWHGISNPALADPGIAGVVQQHTAQLADIAFDVKTFGAKGDGVTDDTAAFLQWIAARTTTTIPNPNGDITIERNQNYFIPEGVYVISENLVFPARINLSGASRFNTVLLFKNGKGIKLSPSTSFSNISNLRLIGDPVTPNVFSGTAIDLTDVSNCNIDDIYINKFDVGIRMVNSYNSSLSNIRIFNGNKGIYETTSYASVGYKVIVNTMQMAFDLTDMYLINPEIESCSDVGVNVRGGTVNILNIHLENCVNGIRLNNIGYLSLKNGLLTNCTNGIVDSGSNSTGYLFVDNLTIKYVTGYHFNVSTISEYHIENITYMDGTGRITGNNVFAANDGVVKEIRYTNKGGLENYIVGQPAVNGFPVLINVADFLTGSIAAQTITAHSTVKITIAAGATYNWYNVRPDFSFNGTSTDPVNGVVYDVYGKGSNVIVRVTNVTAADISHPLLGFIINLTQKQR, translated from the coding sequence ATGGCAATTACACCAATTAATGATAATTTAAACATCGTGCAAAGCCTTGGAGATCGTCCCAATGCGTTAGATGGATTAAGTGCAGCAGCATTGAAGGCTAAATTCGACGAGGCGGCTAATCTTATTAAGAATTATATCAACACTGTTCTGATAACTGAGCTGGCAGCAGTAACAGATAACGATAGCGGCGCTGATAATATTGGCACTACTTCGATAGCGGATTTAGACGGAGCAACGGTACAAGCGATACTAGAGTCACTTCGAAACAAGTTGAAAGACACTACAAGCGGTTCTACTGGCGCTGGGTTTATCGGAGCATCGAGCATATCTGGACTTACTGGAAACACGGTGCAAACTCTTCTAGAAGCTCTTAAGACGTATATTGATCTAAAGGATACTGATATTGGAAACAGTTATGTTTCTAAGACGGAATTAACGACAACACGAAAACTTGACTCCAGCGCCAACTTTACTGGATCGTGGCACGGCATATCGAACCCTGCTCTTGCAGACCCCGGAATTGCGGGCGTGGTGCAGCAGCATACTGCGCAGTTGGCGGATATTGCGTTTGATGTGAAAACGTTCGGGGCGAAAGGCGATGGGGTTACGGATGATACAGCAGCGTTTTTGCAATGGATAGCTGCCAGAACTACAACAACTATTCCGAATCCTAACGGGGATATTACGATTGAAAGGAATCAAAACTACTTCATCCCTGAAGGAGTTTATGTCATTTCGGAAAATTTAGTATTTCCAGCAAGGATAAATTTGAGCGGCGCTAGCCGGTTCAATACGGTACTGCTTTTCAAAAATGGAAAAGGGATTAAATTGTCCCCATCCACATCATTTTCCAATATCAGCAACTTACGTTTGATTGGAGATCCAGTAACTCCGAATGTATTCTCAGGAACGGCTATTGATTTAACTGACGTATCGAATTGTAATATCGATGATATTTACATTAATAAGTTTGATGTTGGCATAAGAATGGTCAACTCCTACAATTCGAGCCTATCCAACATCAGGATATTTAATGGGAATAAAGGAATTTACGAAACAACATCCTACGCATCTGTCGGGTATAAGGTGATTGTAAATACGATGCAAATGGCGTTTGATTTAACAGATATGTATCTGATTAACCCAGAAATAGAATCATGTTCTGATGTTGGGGTAAATGTCCGTGGCGGAACAGTAAACATCCTAAACATTCATCTTGAAAACTGTGTGAATGGAATAAGGTTAAATAATATTGGCTACCTATCACTAAAGAACGGATTATTGACAAATTGTACAAACGGTATAGTAGATAGTGGGAGCAATAGCACGGGTTATCTGTTCGTGGATAACCTGACCATCAAATACGTTACAGGATACCACTTCAACGTATCCACTATCTCGGAATATCACATTGAAAACATAACTTATATGGATGGAACGGGACGTATAACAGGTAATAACGTATTTGCTGCTAATGATGGAGTAGTAAAAGAAATTAGGTATACCAACAAAGGAGGGCTAGAAAACTATATAGTAGGCCAACCTGCTGTTAATGGTTTCCCTGTCCTCATCAATGTTGCGGATTTTTTGACAGGCAGTATCGCCGCCCAGACGATAACAGCTCACTCTACCGTTAAAATTACGATAGCTGCTGGAGCGACATACAACTGGTATAACGTACGGCCTGATTTCAGCTTTAACGGTACATCTACAGACCCTGTTAATGGCGTCGTTTACGATGTGTATGGAAAAGGTAGCAACGTCATTGTCAGGGTCACTAACGTCACAGCAGCCGACATTTCGCATCCGCTGCTCGGATTTATAATAAACCTTACTCAAAAACAACGTTAG
- a CDS encoding PBSX family phage terminase large subunit, with protein sequence MTRLSSVIAPSLHAVHSDIKRDGHTHYWLSGGRGSTKSSFVAIEIILGIMSDPNANAVVLRKVKDTLKESVFEQLTWAIEALGVEDYWHIPEAKLVITYIPTGQEIRFRGADKPKKIKSMKFSRGYTKFIWYEELDEFTSMEEVRMINQSLMRGGRKFTVFYSYNPPKSANNWVNAEMQLTRPDRLTHHSTYLTVPREWLGPQFIVEAEHLKLVKPQAYEHEYLGTITGTGGEVFGNVQIRQIGDEEIEDFYNIKRALDFGYAVDPLSYGTMHYDRKHKRLYIYHELYKVGLSNRSAYEHIITENENNELIKADSAEPKSINELRQYGLNIMGVKKGPDSIEWGVRFLQSLEAIIIDDVRCPETAREFLTYEYEKDANGNWKAGYPDKNNHAIDMTRYAMEDEAHQFKQEKPKAPDKTYNFNSEKPKPNAFTGSRIDDSYIAGGWS encoded by the coding sequence ATGACCAGGCTATCCAGTGTTATAGCTCCATCATTGCACGCTGTACACTCCGATATAAAACGAGATGGACATACTCACTATTGGCTGAGCGGAGGACGAGGAAGTACAAAGTCGTCGTTCGTAGCAATTGAGATCATTCTTGGTATCATGTCCGACCCTAATGCAAATGCGGTTGTGCTGCGCAAAGTAAAAGATACACTCAAAGAATCGGTGTTCGAGCAGCTTACATGGGCTATAGAAGCTTTGGGAGTCGAGGACTACTGGCACATACCTGAAGCTAAGCTGGTCATCACCTACATCCCCACAGGGCAGGAGATACGATTCAGGGGAGCGGACAAGCCTAAAAAGATTAAGTCAATGAAGTTCAGCCGAGGATACACTAAATTCATTTGGTACGAGGAATTAGATGAGTTCACAAGTATGGAAGAAGTGCGGATGATCAATCAGTCCCTTATGCGTGGAGGCAGGAAGTTTACTGTATTCTATTCGTACAATCCGCCTAAGTCAGCTAACAACTGGGTGAATGCGGAGATGCAGCTAACTCGTCCGGATCGTCTAACTCATCACAGTACCTATTTAACCGTTCCGCGTGAATGGTTGGGTCCACAGTTCATTGTCGAGGCTGAACATCTTAAACTTGTTAAGCCACAAGCGTATGAACATGAGTATCTCGGAACAATTACCGGTACTGGTGGGGAAGTGTTCGGCAATGTTCAGATTCGCCAAATCGGCGATGAAGAAATTGAGGACTTCTACAACATTAAACGTGCGCTTGACTTTGGTTACGCGGTTGATCCGCTATCTTATGGGACGATGCACTATGACCGGAAGCATAAACGACTGTACATTTACCATGAGCTCTACAAAGTTGGATTATCTAATCGGTCCGCTTATGAACATATCATTACTGAGAACGAAAATAACGAGCTTATCAAAGCGGATTCGGCAGAACCTAAAAGCATTAACGAGCTGCGACAGTACGGGTTAAATATCATGGGTGTTAAGAAGGGCCCAGATAGTATTGAATGGGGTGTACGGTTCCTTCAGAGTTTAGAGGCAATTATTATCGATGATGTTCGTTGTCCTGAGACTGCAAGAGAATTCCTTACTTACGAGTATGAAAAAGACGCTAACGGTAACTGGAAGGCAGGATATCCGGACAAGAATAACCACGCAATTGATATGACAAGGTACGCAATGGAAGACGAAGCTCATCAGTTCAAGCAAGAAAAACCAAAAGCACCGGACAAAACGTACAACTTTAACTCCGAGAAGCCAAAACCAAACGCATTTACAGGCAGTAGGATAGACGATTCGTACATTGCAGGAGGCTGGAGCTAA
- a CDS encoding LPD38 domain-containing protein, giving the protein MGMFDKRREDLGIASVATSSVSSKSGSSSGSAFANRRASIEKEREVQRQASIKRAEQAATTSKKITLPTLQDQLRTATTAFTPQSVNTDLRPMQGPAQPTNLQNRASINAELPGRDIPVLGLGLRAVDKLQELTQPAAKVAEQLYTPGAGITAIGGATAATGNLISKLAPKLGMGSGALPTIGREVIKESVVGAPLAAGQSLASNPEGGLTEAANQAKWGALFGAAGGGLLAGAAKGAGAVANSFGEQAISNMLQSSKAIQQAGDSLSTGRLKLGNNETYVNKVMSDIKPIVFERMTPPLENPNELAKWIKPHLGDVSLNDVRKLSYEDMSQLATEVQRNASMFDVAKQAAKERGYNLDDLLNGKSPNVRKEADRLRMGRVAGAIDAPQNARVALSNKDSLLPAAPTSAPKEHWFNKLFGDKSIGITPGANGQELIDTQIVSRAKERTSLVERAENLASATNEDYIDRFVPFKQIDKETYDAAMDSTRANNLANVTIKDKFVDLEGNVLGKSLKDVYATVPRGKKNIADRYVIMRDAISRMDRGLKVYGNETWFPQSGTEAAAMLSQLEARNPWLKQFGDDWNQFNGNRQDLWVQSGIASPELIGVLRNSNPNYAPMMRQVSKTNLKNRLAFNSSRSGFSGQRAPIQRAVGSTKKIIEPAQGMIESTGASYNAMMRNRAMVKLHDAIKADPDKYKGVIEIVEETADMKKATLKAINEALEDNGPDGVAAMLNDELNGLFKKAKQATGDSQATVTVMLEGNPVKLRVSDPSLLKAIEGISPEQLNDVVKIVNGLSKLIKQSATGLLAPLQGAKLALRDMPIAAAQSKNKKMFLADISHAMVSQIADWLPSFVPGAKNVGKLAREYYRAGGGYEAYLKGDSKIRSVSADITRDPILSGRNALKTIRNYNPLRPLKALGDAMENIPRISAFNAEMRKTGWSRDPENVRAAVDAAREATVNWSRRGHRGANIEAFLPYSNAAVQGTYRLVKRFKEQPVSAVALILGIAGAKIAAYEKYKNDPDFQQRSRFEKGIPVGKTADGKFRTIPVEPTEAYIADQILNFYKWAKDGQDLPGVKENIQEGANAFLPKYLAGPAAAFTNPERKLDPVAAVKSSLGGSSIEPVVSVFSGQNYFGGDVVPREYQGLPRNMQQNETTSAAANWAAENMGIDAFTFDYLAQKFGGDLAKVGLPMTSTVGKGDPVGNAWDETLTKLKLLEDPVMKNRISEDYYGYATSVSQAKAANTVADKPLPNWYQTAYDEVTSTKKGSISSRVSELNSSKKETQRNPLLTAKDRSDKLRDIQREINFLRIQGMKRLEELGVPKTKE; this is encoded by the coding sequence ATGGGAATGTTTGACAAACGTCGAGAGGATCTAGGCATTGCCTCAGTTGCTACTAGCAGTGTAAGTTCTAAAAGCGGATCAAGCAGTGGTTCGGCGTTTGCTAACAGACGCGCGAGCATTGAAAAGGAAAGAGAAGTTCAGCGGCAAGCGTCAATTAAAAGAGCTGAACAGGCAGCAACTACGAGTAAAAAGATTACTCTGCCTACTCTACAGGATCAATTGAGAACAGCGACAACAGCCTTCACGCCGCAAAGCGTAAATACGGATCTCCGACCAATGCAAGGGCCTGCACAGCCGACAAACCTCCAAAATAGAGCTTCAATCAATGCTGAATTGCCTGGACGCGATATTCCGGTACTCGGATTGGGATTAAGGGCAGTCGATAAACTCCAAGAGTTGACACAACCTGCTGCAAAAGTAGCTGAGCAATTATATACTCCGGGTGCTGGTATTACCGCCATCGGTGGAGCTACAGCGGCAACTGGTAATCTAATATCAAAGTTAGCTCCTAAGCTCGGTATGGGTTCCGGTGCATTGCCTACGATTGGGCGTGAAGTAATCAAAGAGAGCGTTGTCGGAGCTCCTTTGGCTGCCGGTCAGTCACTTGCATCTAATCCAGAAGGTGGTCTGACCGAGGCTGCTAACCAAGCTAAATGGGGCGCTTTATTTGGTGCAGCTGGTGGCGGTCTACTTGCTGGAGCTGCTAAAGGTGCTGGAGCAGTAGCTAATAGCTTCGGCGAGCAAGCAATCAGCAACATGTTACAATCATCGAAAGCGATCCAACAAGCAGGAGACAGCCTTTCAACAGGACGCTTGAAGCTTGGCAACAACGAAACTTATGTAAACAAAGTTATGAGCGATATTAAACCGATCGTGTTCGAACGCATGACACCACCGTTAGAAAACCCGAACGAGCTTGCTAAGTGGATTAAACCGCATCTTGGAGACGTGTCTCTTAATGATGTGCGTAAACTTTCATATGAGGACATGAGTCAATTAGCAACAGAGGTACAGAGGAACGCAAGTATGTTTGATGTAGCTAAACAAGCGGCTAAGGAGCGCGGTTATAACCTCGATGATTTGCTTAATGGGAAATCGCCGAATGTTAGAAAAGAAGCTGATAGGTTACGCATGGGTCGTGTTGCAGGAGCGATAGACGCACCTCAGAATGCACGTGTTGCATTGTCGAATAAGGACTCGCTGCTGCCAGCGGCTCCAACTTCTGCACCAAAAGAACATTGGTTTAACAAACTGTTCGGTGACAAATCAATTGGTATCACTCCTGGAGCAAACGGCCAAGAATTAATTGATACTCAAATCGTGAGCAGGGCCAAGGAACGTACATCACTCGTTGAACGCGCAGAGAATCTAGCTTCAGCGACAAATGAGGATTATATCGACCGGTTCGTACCATTTAAACAGATTGATAAAGAAACATACGATGCTGCTATGGATTCTACTAGAGCAAATAACCTTGCTAACGTGACTATCAAAGATAAGTTTGTGGACCTAGAGGGCAACGTGCTAGGTAAGTCATTGAAAGATGTATATGCCACTGTGCCGCGTGGAAAGAAGAACATAGCTGATAGATATGTTATTATGCGTGATGCCATTAGCCGTATGGACAGAGGTTTGAAAGTATACGGCAATGAAACGTGGTTCCCTCAATCCGGAACGGAAGCAGCTGCAATGCTCAGTCAATTAGAAGCTCGTAACCCGTGGTTGAAGCAATTCGGAGATGATTGGAACCAATTCAACGGTAATCGTCAGGATTTGTGGGTACAGAGTGGTATCGCATCACCTGAACTTATCGGCGTGCTCAGAAATTCGAATCCAAACTACGCTCCTATGATGCGTCAAGTCAGCAAAACGAACCTGAAAAATAGGCTAGCATTCAACTCTTCACGGTCAGGATTCAGCGGTCAGAGAGCACCGATCCAACGGGCAGTCGGAAGTACAAAGAAGATCATCGAACCAGCACAGGGCATGATCGAAAGCACTGGGGCATCGTACAATGCGATGATGCGTAACAGGGCAATGGTCAAATTGCATGATGCCATAAAAGCCGATCCCGACAAGTACAAAGGCGTAATAGAAATAGTCGAAGAAACAGCAGATATGAAGAAGGCCACGTTGAAAGCGATAAATGAAGCGCTTGAGGATAATGGTCCCGATGGTGTAGCAGCAATGTTGAATGATGAACTGAACGGTCTTTTCAAGAAAGCTAAACAAGCCACAGGAGACAGCCAAGCGACTGTAACTGTAATGTTAGAGGGTAATCCCGTTAAGCTGCGTGTAAGCGATCCTAGTCTTTTGAAAGCTATTGAGGGGATATCGCCGGAACAATTGAATGATGTGGTGAAGATAGTTAACGGATTATCAAAACTAATCAAGCAATCAGCAACAGGACTACTGGCACCACTTCAAGGGGCGAAACTTGCGCTACGCGACATGCCAATTGCAGCTGCTCAATCAAAGAACAAGAAGATGTTTCTTGCAGATATAAGTCACGCAATGGTTAGCCAAATAGCCGATTGGTTACCTTCATTCGTTCCAGGAGCTAAAAATGTTGGTAAATTAGCGCGTGAATACTATCGAGCTGGCGGTGGTTATGAAGCGTATTTAAAAGGGGATTCAAAGATTAGATCAGTTAGTGCGGACATAACGAGAGATCCTATACTATCGGGACGTAATGCTCTGAAAACGATCAGAAATTATAACCCTCTCAGGCCATTGAAAGCACTAGGCGACGCTATGGAAAACATCCCTCGCATATCTGCATTTAACGCCGAGATGCGCAAGACGGGATGGAGTAGGGATCCTGAGAATGTCAGAGCTGCCGTCGATGCCGCACGAGAAGCAACGGTTAACTGGTCAAGGCGCGGTCATAGAGGGGCGAACATTGAAGCGTTCTTGCCATATTCTAACGCTGCTGTACAAGGGACTTATAGATTGGTTAAGAGATTCAAAGAGCAACCCGTTTCTGCAGTAGCTTTAATACTTGGTATTGCTGGCGCTAAAATCGCAGCATACGAGAAGTATAAGAACGACCCCGATTTCCAACAACGCAGCCGATTTGAGAAAGGCATACCAGTCGGAAAAACCGCTGACGGTAAATTTAGAACAATCCCTGTTGAGCCTACAGAAGCATATATCGCTGATCAAATCCTCAACTTCTATAAATGGGCTAAAGATGGTCAGGATCTACCAGGAGTAAAAGAAAATATTCAAGAGGGAGCTAACGCATTCTTACCTAAATACCTAGCAGGTCCAGCAGCAGCATTCACAAATCCAGAAAGAAAATTAGACCCAGTGGCGGCTGTGAAATCTTCATTAGGCGGATCATCAATTGAGCCAGTAGTGTCTGTATTTAGTGGACAAAACTATTTCGGTGGTGACGTTGTACCAAGAGAATACCAAGGCCTACCCAGAAATATGCAACAAAATGAAACGACGAGTGCTGCAGCTAACTGGGCAGCGGAGAATATGGGGATCGATGCTTTTACCTTTGATTACTTAGCTCAGAAATTCGGCGGCGACCTTGCGAAAGTAGGATTACCAATGACTTCAACTGTTGGAAAAGGTGATCCTGTAGGAAATGCGTGGGATGAAACGCTAACTAAGCTGAAACTTCTTGAAGATCCGGTGATGAAGAATCGTATATCCGAGGATTACTACGGTTATGCAACAAGTGTTTCTCAGGCTAAAGCAGCTAATACTGTCGCTGACAAACCTCTCCCAAACTGGTATCAAACGGCCTATGATGAAGTGACGAGCACCAAAAAAGGTAGTATATCCTCACGAGTCAGCGAATTGAATTCATCTAAAAAGGAAACACAAAGAAATCCGTTGTTGACCGCGAAAGATAGGTCTGATAAATTACGAGATATACAAAGAGAAATTAATTTCCTAAGAATACAAGGAATGAAAAGATTGGAAGAGTTGGGAGTGCCTAAAACTAAGGAGTAG
- a CDS encoding type II secretion system F family protein codes for MAAALVAAVLTVLWIYLVGSGALRLIWLHLANKKRESSEGMTRLKQLVLINPFMRLLERLHLFDSLQLPMGSYHMKLLVLMDNHWSIEQTKAEAAVGFGTGYAALTICAWLSLLGQEPVLLAMGAVIGIVLVLRPFVEAGRRVEQRKQQIITELPDMLSKLMLLVGAGETVQQALAKCLDGKEAGQHPLYKEWGVAVVSMRNGQPFSTTIEKFNRRCSVQEVSIFTTVLLLNYRRGGEHFVLALRELSYTLWEKRKAIARSRGEEASSKLVFPLVGILLVLMILVAAPAVLLMS; via the coding sequence ATGGCTGCTGCGCTGGTCGCTGCCGTGCTGACCGTTTTGTGGATTTATTTGGTCGGTAGTGGAGCGCTTCGTTTAATTTGGCTCCATCTAGCAAATAAGAAACGAGAGAGTAGTGAAGGTATGACGCGGCTTAAGCAGCTTGTCCTAATCAACCCCTTCATGCGTCTGCTTGAACGGCTTCATCTGTTTGATTCCCTTCAGCTGCCTATGGGCAGCTACCATATGAAGCTGCTTGTCTTGATGGATAATCATTGGTCGATCGAGCAGACGAAGGCAGAAGCGGCAGTGGGATTTGGGACTGGCTACGCTGCTTTAACGATTTGTGCTTGGCTGAGTCTGCTCGGACAAGAGCCTGTTCTGCTCGCGATGGGGGCTGTGATAGGCATTGTGCTTGTACTGCGCCCGTTCGTGGAGGCTGGGCGGCGTGTTGAGCAGCGCAAGCAGCAGATCATTACAGAGCTTCCGGATATGCTGAGCAAGCTTATGCTGCTTGTAGGCGCAGGTGAGACGGTGCAGCAGGCATTGGCTAAATGCTTGGATGGGAAGGAGGCTGGCCAGCATCCTCTCTACAAGGAGTGGGGAGTTGCGGTAGTCTCGATGCGCAATGGCCAGCCCTTCAGCACGACGATTGAAAAATTTAATAGGCGCTGCTCTGTTCAGGAGGTTTCGATATTTACAACGGTTCTGCTGCTGAATTATCGCCGCGGAGGGGAGCATTTCGTTCTTGCTTTGCGTGAGCTTTCTTATACCTTATGGGAGAAACGAAAGGCAATTGCTAGATCACGTGGAGAGGAGGCATCCTCGAAGCTTGTTTTCCCGCTTGTGGGGATATTGCTTGTGCTTATGATTTTAGTTGCTGCGCCAGCCGTTTTATTAATGTCTTGA
- a CDS encoding RusA family crossover junction endodeoxyribonuclease codes for MKLIIAGTLPSMNEIVAESKRHYGNYSKMKAHYTNHVAWTAKAAKLPSIEGLANFEITWYVRNRKKDKDNLMAGQKFIFDGLVSAGLLKNDGWAQIGTIVHRFEVDNKNPRVEVDIA; via the coding sequence ATGAAACTAATCATCGCAGGAACTTTGCCAAGCATGAACGAGATCGTAGCAGAGAGTAAACGGCATTATGGAAATTACAGCAAAATGAAAGCTCATTATACAAATCATGTTGCATGGACTGCTAAAGCGGCAAAGCTACCAAGCATAGAAGGATTGGCTAATTTCGAAATCACATGGTACGTCCGCAATCGCAAAAAGGACAAAGATAATCTTATGGCCGGTCAGAAATTTATATTTGATGGACTTGTATCAGCTGGATTACTGAAGAATGACGGATGGGCGCAAATAGGAACGATCGTACATCGGTTTGAGGTGGATAACAAGAATCCGAGAGTCGAGGTAGATATCGCATGA
- a CDS encoding serine protease, translating into MKKILISTLLLFLIFTIPVTAEQPTEEQYQINVIDKSIKAAVSLSNLVDGASGFYVAPNYILTNEHVVAAMPKPVVYTRFGACFDNEIVATNKVKDLALIKTGCKSDDYITLADKVTQGQDSYIIGDPSKIGIMALSGIVTMIKDDKTARGIFVDASVHPGSSGSALVNSDGRLIGVVVGRNERATSLAVAIHLTDVKAFLERNGIK; encoded by the coding sequence ATGAAAAAAATACTCATATCCACCTTACTTTTATTCCTAATCTTCACCATCCCTGTCACTGCCGAGCAACCAACGGAAGAACAGTATCAAATCAACGTAATCGATAAATCAATTAAAGCCGCTGTGTCCCTATCGAATTTGGTAGATGGGGCAAGCGGCTTTTATGTTGCTCCGAACTACATTTTAACTAATGAGCATGTCGTTGCAGCCATGCCTAAACCAGTGGTCTATACGAGGTTTGGCGCCTGTTTTGACAATGAGATTGTTGCTACAAATAAAGTAAAAGACTTGGCACTTATCAAAACAGGCTGCAAATCAGACGATTACATCACGCTCGCTGATAAGGTGACACAGGGTCAGGACTCATACATCATCGGAGATCCTTCCAAGATCGGTATCATGGCGTTATCAGGCATTGTAACGATGATTAAGGACGATAAAACAGCACGAGGAATCTTTGTCGATGCGAGTGTGCATCCTGGCAGCAGCGGCTCAGCTTTGGTCAATAGTGACGGAAGGTTGATCGGCGTGGTGGTTGGTCGCAATGAACGAGCTACCTCCCTTGCGGTTGCTATCCATTTAACGGACGTAAAGGCGTTTTTAGAGCGCAACGGCATCAAATGA
- a CDS encoding YopX family protein yields MREIKFRGKRIDNGEWLYGDLVHNNEQVLISPNFTEPYEYPEDFDCNVLPRTVGQYTGLKNRAGVELYEGDIVVPNGSCGGISVQPYAMLRKHATGEMFIISHLPCGWALRHASAFGKSSFDIPNSIIQGWKIIESYTLWNHQGQMDVIGNIHDNADLLHDSAIISTE; encoded by the coding sequence ATGAGAGAGATTAAGTTCCGTGGTAAACGAATTGATAACGGTGAATGGTTGTATGGGGACCTAGTTCACAACAACGAGCAAGTGCTGATTAGCCCGAACTTCACAGAACCTTATGAGTACCCTGAAGATTTTGACTGCAATGTATTACCTCGAACAGTAGGTCAGTACACTGGATTAAAGAATAGAGCAGGAGTAGAACTCTACGAGGGAGACATCGTTGTACCTAATGGATCGTGTGGAGGAATATCCGTTCAACCATACGCCATGCTAAGGAAGCATGCGACAGGAGAGATGTTTATAATTTCACATTTACCTTGTGGGTGGGCATTGCGTCATGCATCTGCATTCGGAAAAAGCAGTTTCGATATACCAAATTCTATAATTCAAGGTTGGAAAATCATAGAGAGCTACACTTTATGGAATCACCAAGGGCAAATGGACGTCATTGGAAACATTCACGATAACGCAGATCTTTTGCACGATAGTGCCATCATATCGACAGAATAA